Within Streptomyces sp. SS1-1, the genomic segment GCGAGCCGGAACGCGGGGCGGTCGACGAGACGGGTGTCCATGGGAGTGCTTCCTTCGACGGTCAGGCGGAACCTGAGCTGCGGTTGTGTGCGCAGGGGACCTCCGTCACGGCGTACGTCACCGGGGCCGGCACCGTGGACCGCGCGGAACGCCCGGCCGAACGCCTCGCTGGAGCCGTAGCCGTGCCGGACGGCGATGTCCAGCAGGTCGGCGTCGCCCCGGACGACGTCCGCGGCGGCCACGGTCATGCGGCGCCGCCGCACATACTCCGACAGGGGCATGCCGGCGAGCGACGAGAACATCCGCCGCAGGTGGTACTCGGTCGTTCCGAGCTCTCCGGCGAGTGCGCCGATGTCGAGCTCCTCGCCGAGGTGCCGCTCGACGTGGTCGACGAGCCGGTTGAGTGCCGAGATCATGAGGTCTCCCTTCACGGACAACCCTGGCAGCGGGCACTCCGGCCGCGCCCGATCGTCGCGGTCCGATCCGATCATGCGCGCTCGGCGTCCGGCGCACGACGGAGTCGTGAACCGCCCCGCCTACTCCCTGTGGGCCTCCTGCAGGGCCCGCTCCACGGCACCTTGGACGCGGGCGGCCTCGCGTTCCTTGCGTCGCGCGCGGGCCCGGCGTACCAGGAACAGCGTCGCGGCGACGGCGAGGAGGAGCAGGACGACGATCCAGGGGACGGCCCAGGTGTGCGCGGTGGCCTCGACCGGCTTCAGGGGGGTGGTGGAGCCGGAGGGGTCGGTGAGCAGGGGCAGCAGCGTGGCGGTGGCCGTGAGGCGGACGCCGGGTGCGACGCCGTGCACGGGCACCTTCACTGTCCACCGCTCCCCCGGCAGCAGCTTCGGGGTGTCCTTGAGGTCGTCCGCCGCCGTGCGCAGCGAGCCGAACGGCCCCTGGACGGAGACGTCCTGGCGGGCGGAGAGCAGGGCGTTGCCCGTGTTGCGGACCGTGTAGGTGACGGTGGCCGTGCCCTTCGCGAACGGGTTGGCGGTGCCGTCGTAGTCGACGTGCAGGTCCTCGACGGCGAGGCGGGGCGTGAGCTCGCCGCCGACGCGCAGGGCGACACGGACGCCGAGGCGCCGGTCGACGTTGATGCCGGCGGCGGAGTCGGACTGCTTGAGGGAGGTGAGCAGGCCGCCCACATGGTCTCCGGGCGTGGCGTTCCTCGGGACGCTGACGGTGAAGGGGACGTCGGCGGATTTGCCGGGCGCGAGGGTGAGGGAGGTGGCCCGGGGGTGCACCCAGGCGCCGACGCCGACGGACTTCTTCTCCCGGGTGAGCAGGTCGAGTTGACCGGCGTCCGTGGTGTAGCCGTCGGAGGCGTAGACGGCGAGGCGGAGCGTGGTCCGGCCGCGGTTGGTGACGACCATCGTGTCCTCGACGGTGCCGCCCGGGTTCACGGCGTAGCCGAAGCTGGAGCGGTTGTCGCCGTACGCGTTCGCGGCGGTCCGGACCGTCCAGCTGACGTCGCCGTCGGCGGCCGCGGCGGGGCCCGCGCGCAGGCCGGTGAGCGCGAGGGCGGTGAGCAGGACGAGGGCCGCGGCGCGCAGGAGCGCGGCGGGGCGGAGACGTCGGTGCGTGGGCATCTGGGGGGGTTCTCCTGGAGCGGGAGGCGTGGCAGGGCGCCCGCGGGCACCCTGCCACGCCGGTGGAACGGTCCTGCCGCCCCGCTTCAGCGCGGCGGCAGGGTGGGGTGTCCGGTCAGCTGCTCAGCGCGGTGATCGTGAGGGTCGCGCGGTACGAGCCCTTCTCGACGCTGTCCGGGATCTTCAGGTCGAGGTCGGCGCCCAGCCGGGCACCGCCGCGCGGGTGGCCCTGCTCGGCGGAGGCGAGGCCCCGCGAGACGGACAGGCCCGCGCCCTGGTCGTCGTAGCCGGAGGCGACCGCGTTGGCGGCCGTGGCACCGGCTCCGGCGTCGAGGACGTACGGCTTCCAGCCGAGGTAGGAGCCGGAGAACTTCTTGCCAGCGTCCTTGAACTCGCTCACGTCGGCCGAGATCGACCAGGGGGCGAGCGTGCGGCGGCTGTCCGTCACGAGGAGGGGGTTGATCTTGCCGGCGGCCTCGAAGTGGTCGCCATTCTTCTCCTTGGCGGTGCCGAGGTCGACCAGGCCGTTGTAGCCGTCGATGGTCCAGCCGAACTCGCCGGGGGCCGCGTTCGGGACGTTGACCTGGAGCGACTGGCCGTCACCCTGGTAGGGGTGGACGGTGACCTTGTCGACCACGGAACCGACGGGCTTGTCGCCGGAGTTCGCGCAGGGGACGCTGCCGTTGTCCACGGAGGGGTTCGGCGTGGCGCAGGTGCCGGAGCGCAGGTTCTCCAGGACGAGCTTGTCGGACCTGACCTTGACCCGGACGTAGGAGCGGACGTGCTCCTGGTTCTCCACCGAGTTGAACCAGAAGTTGTCCTTGTTCAGCGGGTCGGGGCCGTTGCCCTGGACGCCCGTGCCGGTGCCGTCGGGCTTCTTGAGGTCGTAGTACTTCGAGCCCGAGGCCGAGTTGGCGGTGACGTAGATGACGCCGCCGGGGCCGGGGTAGACCTCGGCCTGGCCGGGCTGCTCCTCGGGGTTGGCCTTCTGGCCGTTCTTGATGGCGTAGCTGCGGGAGTAGCTGTGGTCGTGGCCCTGCAGCACCATGTCGATGCCGAGGTCGGAGAAGGCCGTCGTGAAGTCCTTGCGGCGGTCCTTGTTGCCCTGGTCGAGGGAGTGGCTGGCGGGCGAGTAGATGGAGTGGTGGTAGACCAGCACCTTCCACTTGGCTTCCGAGCCGTGCTTCTTGATGACGTCGGTGATGTAGCCGACGTGCTGGGCGTCCTTGGTGTCGCTCTGGGCGTTGCTGTTGATGTCGATGAACAGCACGTCCTTGTGGATGAACCAGTAGTCGCCGCCCGACCGGGTCGCCGCGTTGCTGTCGTAGTACGCGTCGGACTTGTCGGTGTTGGGCGTGAAGTGGTGCTGCTCGTAGGACTTGCCGCCGACGTCGTGGTTGCCGATGGTGGCGGCGAGGGGGACCTGGCGGAGCTGGTCGGGGGCCAGGAACGACTTCCACTGGTTCTCGTCGTTGGCGCTCTCGACGTGGTCGCCGCCGGACACGAGCAGTTCCGCGTCGGGGTTGGCCTCGGTCGCCACCTTGAGGGTGTCGGCCCAGCCCGCGCCGTCCTTCTGCGCGTCGCCGCTGGAGCCGATCTGCGGGTCGCCGAGGAAGAGGAAGTCGTAGTCGCCCTCGAAGTCCCGCGTCTTGAAGGTGTACGTCGGGGACCAGGCGCCCTCGCCGCCGACCCGGTAGGAGTAGGCGACGTTCTCCTTGAGGCCGGTGATCGTGGCGTGCCGGTTGTAGCCGCCGCTGGAGGCGATGTTGGCGCCGCCGGTGGCCGCGAAGGTGGCCGCGTCGGCCGGGAACCGGCCGTCGACCAGGGTGGCGGTGGGGGCGACCTGGAGCTGCTGCGGGGTGTCCGCCGCGGAGTACCAGGTGACGATCCGCTGGGTCTCGTCGGCGCCCACGCCGAGGATGACGCCGGACAGGTCGGCGGAGCCGGCCGCGGCGGCCGGAGCCGCACCGCCGGCGCCGAGGGCCATGGTCAGCCCCAGCACGGCCGTGGCGGCACCGCCGGCGACACGGCGTCGCGCGGCGCGGTCGGTCTGCGTCGTTCTACTGCTCGATCTCATGGGTTCTTTCGTTCCTTATGCATGCATGAATGCACGGATTGGAGGTCTGTACGATCACCGGGCGGCGTGAACCGGAGGGAAACGATCCGGCGGTGTTGGTTGAACGTCCCGCCAAACAGGGGCTTCAGAGCCCCGCGAGCCGCTGCGCGAACCACGTCAGACCCATGACGGCCACGCCCGCCGCGACCAGTCCCGTCGCCCGGCGCCCGGCGCGCGGGGACCGGCGCCGCAGGACGGCCAGCGCCGGGAAGAGCAGCCCGACGATCGCCAACTGCACCGCCTCTATACCGAGGTTGAACACCAGCAGCGACCACAGAAGGGTCCACGACCACGCCGCCTCGATGCCGAGCGCGCCCGCGAACCCGAGGCCGTGCACCAGACCGAAACAGAAGACGACGCCCAGCCGCGTCCAGCCGGCCCGGTCGAGCCGGAGGTGACCGGTCCCGCCCGGCTCCCGGGACTCAGGAGCCCGGTCGTCGCGCCGGGCGAGCCGCCACAGGTGCCAGCCCGCGACGACGGCGATGGACAGGGCGATGACGGGTTCCACGACACCGGCCGGGACCTCGACCAGGCCGAGGGCGGCGAGCAGGAAGGTCACTGAGTGCGCGAGCGTGAACGCGGTGGCGGTCAGGACGACTTCGCGCGGCGAGCGCGATCCCGCGATGAGCGCGAGCAGGAACAGGATGTGGTCGATCCCGGTCAGCAGATGCTCGGCGCCCAGGCGGAAGAACTCCCAGAA encodes:
- a CDS encoding WxL protein peptidoglycan domain-containing protein, with product MPTHRRLRPAALLRAAALVLLTALALTGLRAGPAAAADGDVSWTVRTAANAYGDNRSSFGYAVNPGGTVEDTMVVTNRGRTTLRLAVYASDGYTTDAGQLDLLTREKKSVGVGAWVHPRATSLTLAPGKSADVPFTVSVPRNATPGDHVGGLLTSLKQSDSAAGINVDRRLGVRVALRVGGELTPRLAVEDLHVDYDGTANPFAKGTATVTYTVRNTGNALLSARQDVSVQGPFGSLRTAADDLKDTPKLLPGERWTVKVPVHGVAPGVRLTATATLLPLLTDPSGSTTPLKPVEATAHTWAVPWIVVLLLLAVAATLFLVRRARARRKEREAARVQGAVERALQEAHRE
- a CDS encoding FN3 domain-containing metallophosphoesterase family protein codes for the protein MRSSSRTTQTDRAARRRVAGGAATAVLGLTMALGAGGAAPAAAAGSADLSGVILGVGADETQRIVTWYSAADTPQQLQVAPTATLVDGRFPADAATFAATGGANIASSGGYNRHATITGLKENVAYSYRVGGEGAWSPTYTFKTRDFEGDYDFLFLGDPQIGSSGDAQKDGAGWADTLKVATEANPDAELLVSGGDHVESANDENQWKSFLAPDQLRQVPLAATIGNHDVGGKSYEQHHFTPNTDKSDAYYDSNAATRSGGDYWFIHKDVLFIDINSNAQSDTKDAQHVGYITDVIKKHGSEAKWKVLVYHHSIYSPASHSLDQGNKDRRKDFTTAFSDLGIDMVLQGHDHSYSRSYAIKNGQKANPEEQPGQAEVYPGPGGVIYVTANSASGSKYYDLKKPDGTGTGVQGNGPDPLNKDNFWFNSVENQEHVRSYVRVKVRSDKLVLENLRSGTCATPNPSVDNGSVPCANSGDKPVGSVVDKVTVHPYQGDGQSLQVNVPNAAPGEFGWTIDGYNGLVDLGTAKEKNGDHFEAAGKINPLLVTDSRRTLAPWSISADVSEFKDAGKKFSGSYLGWKPYVLDAGAGATAANAVASGYDDQGAGLSVSRGLASAEQGHPRGGARLGADLDLKIPDSVEKGSYRATLTITALSS
- a CDS encoding HupE/UreJ family protein, with the translated sequence MSQRVRRILIALCAAVVALVGTGAPAHAHGFASTAYADVKENDAGRPRTTVALEYDLLVVSAADAAHDDALFRQGTAAFESGDARGRAAVLDAHADAAVGYVTGRFTLSSDGRPCVPRRHGGFTTTRRDGAPYAVLTLDWTCPGGDAGLEVRSTLFPDAEQYVKGTKTIVTYAVDGLTGSAALDAAHPSFLVGQSWYQRFWEFFRLGAEHLLTGIDHILFLLALIAGSRSPREVVLTATAFTLAHSVTFLLAALGLVEVPAGVVEPVIALSIAVVAGWHLWRLARRDDRAPESREPGGTGHLRLDRAGWTRLGVVFCFGLVHGLGFAGALGIEAAWSWTLLWSLLVFNLGIEAVQLAIVGLLFPALAVLRRRSPRAGRRATGLVAAGVAVMGLTWFAQRLAGL